The Spirochaetales bacterium genomic sequence CGCCGTTTTCAACGGAAGCCGCCGTTTTCAACGGAAGCCGCCGTTTTCAACGGAAGCCGCCGTTTTCAACGGAAGCCGCCGTTTTCAGCGGGTACCCACGCGCCTTTTCATTTTTTACGGATTTATTTCATAAACAGATAACCGACTCCTACCGAAAATGAAAAGAGAGAGGGAGGCTTATGGATACGAACGGCCACAAAAAGATATGTCAGACCTATATCACGATCCTGAAAGACGAAATAGCGCTTTTCGGCGGATTTACCGCACAAATCGAGGAGTTGAAAGACGTGGTGAAAAAGCGTGATTGGGAAGAACTCGAAGAAACGATCAACCGGATGAACGAAACCGGGAAGGCGATCGGTTATATCGAGGAAAAACGAAACACGCAATTTCTGGAATTGAAAAGATCCCTCGGTCTTGGAGAAAAGGTCCGGCTCAAGGAATTACTCAAGATGTGTGAGACCGATATGGGAAGGAAAATCTCCGATTTTTCTTCGGCACTGAAATACGAGGTCATCAGGGTCCAGGCGACGGCAAAAAGCCTCGGCTATTATGTCCACGGTGTATACGACCTCATCTACCATATACTCGAGGAATTGTATCCCTATACAAAAGGGAAAATATATTCCCGGGAGGGAAAAACAAAGCAGGCGGACCAGATTCCCGTCATGATAAACAGGAAACTTTAGCGGGAAACTCAAGGAGGAACACATGCAGTCGACTTTTTCCGGCATCGAGATCGGGAAGCGGAGTCTCGTCACTCATACACAGGGAGTTTCCACGGTCGGCCACAATATCAGCAATGCCGACGTGGAGGGATATTCCCGTCAGCGGGTGGAGATGAACGCCTTTCCACCCCTCTATTTTCCCGGGCTCAACAGGGAAGAAACACCGGGCCAAATCGGCCAGGGCGTCATGATACAGCGGATCGAGAGGATAAAAGATATGATTCTTGAAAAACGGATTGTCGATGAAGCAAACAGTCTCGGTTACTGGGAATCGAGGGACCATTTTATCCTCATGCTCGAGCAGGTGTATAACGAACCCATGGAACTCTCCGTTCGCGGTTACCTCGACGAGTTCTGGAAGGCGTGGCAGGAACTCTCGCTTCATCCTGCGGAAAGAAGTTCGCGAGAGGCCGTTCTCAAGCGGGGTGAAAGCCTCATCGACCGTATTCACGACATGTACGGCCGGCTCAGGGGAATACGCGACATGCTCGAGGACGAAGTACGCGGGGCCGTCAAACAGGTGAACGATATTCTGCGGGGTATCGCGGCATTGAACGAAGAAATCGTGAAAGTCGAGGCAATGGGGGACAACCCGAACGATCTCCTCGACAGACGGGACCTTTTGGTCCAGGAATTGTCCACATACGCCGATTTGTCGATCAATACGCGCGATCCCGACGAGTACAGCGTCTACATCGGCGGTCTCCATGTCGTTCAGGGAAAACAATACGAACCCCTCGATCTGGCGCCCGATCCGTTGAACGAGGGCTATTCCCGCGTCATCTGGAAGGGGACCGACGAAGACATTTTTTTCCGGGGCGGAAAGCTCGCGTCGCTTCTCGAACTCCGTGACGCCGATGTCAGGCTGGAAATACAGAAACTCGACCTCATGACCATGAACTTCATCGATTTGGTGAATGAAATCCATTCCAGGGCGTACGGTCTCGACGGGGAAACGGGGAAAAACTTTTTCGTCGAATATCCCTTTATCGATAACCTGAAGGGCAATTACGACCGGGACGGAGACGGGACCTATGATGTCTCCTATGTTTTCAGGATCAACGGCACGAACAAACTCTCGCCGAAAGAGCAGATAGGACTCCGCGGATCGCTCACCCTGCCAGGACCGATCGATGATGTCGTCGTCGATTACTATCCGACCGATACGGTTGAAGACCTCATCAACAGAATCAATCTGTCGGGGGCGGAGGTTGTCGCGAGACTCAATATGGACGGCGTTCTCTCGCTCAAGGCGGTACCCGCATCGATGACGGGTAATCCCGATTTCGTTCTCCGCCACCTCGAAGATTCGGGACAGTTTCTCGTCGGATACGCGGGGATGCTTCCCCAACCGGGAGAAGCGGGGGCCTTCGACTGGGGCGCGCCGGATGCCGTCGATGTCCTCAGGGCCGGGACCGAATCTGCGGTGGCGCCGCTCGCGCACCCCGCGGCGTGGATTCAGGTCAATCCCGAGATCGTCCGGAATCCCGGAACGATCGCGACGTCATTCGACCTTGTCGAAGGAGACGGGGGACAGGGCGACGGAAGGGCCGCCCTGGCCATCGCGCGGCTTCGTACGGAACCGGTCATGATCGGACAGATCACGACCTTCGACAATTACTTTGCCGACGTGGTCGCCGAGATCGGTCTCAAGGGGGAACAGGCCGAGAAGGCCCTTCAGACGGAGAGTCTGATCATGAAAGAACTCAACACGATCAAGGAGTCCATCTCCGGGGTGAATATGGATGAGGAACTCGCCAATATGGTCAAGTTCCAGCACGGGTACGCCGCGGCCGCCCGTTTCGTTTCGGAAGTGGACAAAATGATCGATCTTATCATCAACAGGATGGGGGTTTAAAAGCCTATGAAACGGATAAGCACATACATGCCGAGCCGGGACATGCAGTACCATCTGCGGCTTCGTGAATGGAAAATGAACCAGCTGAACAATAGAATGGCGACACAGAGTAAGATCAACAACCTGCGTGACGATCCCATCGCTGCCTCGAGATCCGTCCGGTTCCAGTCACAGCTCGCGAGGTTGAAGCAGTACACGGAAAACGTAGAGACGATCAGGGGAAAGAACGCGTTTACGGAAGGATACCTTCGTGAGGCGGTCGACATTATTCATCGCATCAGGGAACTCGCGGTGCAGGGCGCCAACGGTATCTACACGAAACAGGACCTTGCCTATATGGGGGAGGAGGTCGACCAGCACTTGAAGGAACTGCTCCATATCGCGAACGCCCGTTACGGGGACGGGACCACACTTTTCAGTGGTTACCGGACCAATATCGATCCCTTCAGGATATCCAAAGGCCGGATGGATTCGGTGGAGCGGGTCGTCAAGGTCGATTATATCGGCAATATCGGAAGAAACCTCGGAGAAATATCGGAAGCGGCTTTCGCCGATGCGAATATTCCCGGCAATTATGTTTTCTGG encodes the following:
- the flgN gene encoding flagellar export chaperone FlgN; the encoded protein is MDTNGHKKICQTYITILKDEIALFGGFTAQIEELKDVVKKRDWEELEETINRMNETGKAIGYIEEKRNTQFLELKRSLGLGEKVRLKELLKMCETDMGRKISDFSSALKYEVIRVQATAKSLGYYVHGVYDLIYHILEELYPYTKGKIYSREGKTKQADQIPVMINRKL
- the flgK gene encoding flagellar hook-associated protein FlgK, whose protein sequence is MQSTFSGIEIGKRSLVTHTQGVSTVGHNISNADVEGYSRQRVEMNAFPPLYFPGLNREETPGQIGQGVMIQRIERIKDMILEKRIVDEANSLGYWESRDHFILMLEQVYNEPMELSVRGYLDEFWKAWQELSLHPAERSSREAVLKRGESLIDRIHDMYGRLRGIRDMLEDEVRGAVKQVNDILRGIAALNEEIVKVEAMGDNPNDLLDRRDLLVQELSTYADLSINTRDPDEYSVYIGGLHVVQGKQYEPLDLAPDPLNEGYSRVIWKGTDEDIFFRGGKLASLLELRDADVRLEIQKLDLMTMNFIDLVNEIHSRAYGLDGETGKNFFVEYPFIDNLKGNYDRDGDGTYDVSYVFRINGTNKLSPKEQIGLRGSLTLPGPIDDVVVDYYPTDTVEDLINRINLSGAEVVARLNMDGVLSLKAVPASMTGNPDFVLRHLEDSGQFLVGYAGMLPQPGEAGAFDWGAPDAVDVLRAGTESAVAPLAHPAAWIQVNPEIVRNPGTIATSFDLVEGDGGQGDGRAALAIARLRTEPVMIGQITTFDNYFADVVAEIGLKGEQAEKALQTESLIMKELNTIKESISGVNMDEELANMVKFQHGYAAAARFVSEVDKMIDLIINRMGV